In Candidatus Methylomirabilis limnetica, the following proteins share a genomic window:
- the atpB gene encoding F0F1 ATP synthase subunit A, translated as MEHHPTFIQIPNFLGALGIPGDWVPEQVAMAWVVMAILIGVSYLATRRLDAVPGPIQNLMEVVVETFLDLLTQMIGPKGKRYLPLIGTAGLFILVGNLLGTVPGFKPPTANLNTTAALAITVFLSYNYFGIREHGIIAYLRHFCGPILWLAPIMFPIELIGHLARPISLSIRLFGNIFGEESVVAILLSLIWLGIPYVIYLGIMMPLSLFTSIVQSFVFVMLSMVYIAGAVQTEHEEHH; from the coding sequence ATGGAGCACCATCCTACATTTATCCAGATTCCTAATTTTCTGGGGGCGTTAGGGATTCCTGGGGACTGGGTTCCGGAGCAGGTAGCGATGGCCTGGGTTGTGATGGCTATCCTGATCGGCGTTTCGTATCTGGCCACGAGGCGACTCGATGCTGTGCCCGGGCCGATACAGAACCTCATGGAGGTGGTCGTAGAGACGTTCCTGGACCTGCTCACGCAGATGATCGGGCCCAAGGGGAAACGGTATCTTCCCTTGATCGGCACGGCCGGCCTCTTCATTCTCGTTGGGAATCTCCTTGGAACCGTCCCCGGTTTCAAGCCTCCAACGGCGAATCTTAACACCACTGCGGCCCTGGCCATCACCGTCTTTCTCTCCTATAACTACTTTGGTATACGGGAGCATGGGATCATTGCCTATCTGCGCCACTTCTGTGGCCCGATCCTGTGGCTGGCCCCCATCATGTTCCCTATCGAGCTTATCGGTCACCTCGCCCGGCCGATCTCCCTGTCGATCCGGTTGTTCGGTAATATCTTCGGCGAGGAGAGTGTAGTCGCTATCCTGCTGTCGTTGATCTGGTTGGGTATTCCGTATGTCATCTATCTGGGCATCATGATGCCCCTGAGTCTCTTTACCAGCATCGTTCAGAGCTTCGTCTTTGTGATGCTGTCCATGGTGTATATCGCGGGAGCAGTTCAAACAGAGCACGAGGAGCACCACTAA
- a CDS encoding NADH-quinone oxidoreductase subunit A, whose protein sequence is MVAGFALATLFVSHALGPRRPTQAKLAPYECGIDPVGSARERFSVKFYLVAMLFIIFDIEIVFLYPWAVILSSLRLFGLIEMIVFLGILLIGLLYVWRRGGLEWTT, encoded by the coding sequence CTGGTCGCCGGTTTTGCCCTCGCTACCCTCTTTGTGTCTCACGCACTCGGGCCGCGGCGGCCGACTCAGGCGAAGCTCGCCCCGTACGAGTGCGGAATCGACCCGGTAGGCTCCGCCAGGGAGCGGTTCTCGGTCAAGTTTTACCTGGTCGCGATGTTGTTCATCATCTTCGACATCGAGATCGTTTTCCTATATCCCTGGGCGGTGATCCTGAGCAGTCTGAGACTATTCGGGTTGATCGAGATGATTGTCTTTCTCGGCATCCTCCTGATCGGCCTCCTGTATGTCTGGAGGAGGGGGGGGCTGGAATGGACAACGTGA
- a CDS encoding NADH-quinone oxidoreductase subunit C, whose translation MDNVKGPEKNRTVSELRERFPEATLSARSFRNETTLLVRPGDIIRICRHLKEEPGLLYDFLSDLTAVDRLGDHPRFEVVYHLYSLQYKWRIRLKVPVEEGEAVPSVTAVWSAANWHEREVFDMFGIGFDGHPDLRRILMPEDWEGFPLRKDYPVQASPKWWEEGTTGD comes from the coding sequence ATGGACAACGTGAAGGGGCCGGAGAAGAACCGCACCGTTTCAGAGCTGCGGGAAAGATTCCCGGAGGCGACCCTCTCAGCCAGAAGCTTTCGCAACGAAACGACCCTCCTCGTCAGGCCTGGCGACATCATTCGTATCTGTCGCCACCTGAAAGAGGAACCCGGCCTTCTGTACGATTTCCTCTCTGATCTGACTGCGGTCGATCGGCTCGGGGACCACCCACGGTTCGAGGTGGTCTACCATCTCTATTCCCTTCAGTACAAGTGGCGAATCCGGTTGAAGGTACCGGTTGAAGAGGGTGAGGCGGTACCCAGTGTGACCGCTGTCTGGAGCGCCGCCAATTGGCACGAACGTGAAGTATTCGATATGTTCGGCATCGGCTTCGATGGGCACCCGGATCTCCGGCGAATACTTATGCCGGAGGATTGGGAGGGATTCCCGCTCCGAAAGGACTACCCGGTGCAGGCCTCGCCGAAATGGTGGGAAGAGGGGACGACAGGTGACTGA
- the atpE gene encoding ATP synthase F0 subunit C: MAIASGAAAIGQSRAIASAMEAIGRQPAAAPQIQVAMIIGLALIESLAIYVLLVALIIFFANPFIKYIVPGA, from the coding sequence ATGGCCATCGCTTCAGGCGCGGCGGCAATCGGCCAGAGTCGGGCAATTGCCAGCGCAATGGAGGCGATCGGGAGGCAGCCGGCAGCGGCTCCGCAGATCCAGGTCGCAATGATTATCGGTCTCGCGCTCATCGAGTCGCTGGCCATCTATGTCTTGCTCGTTGCCCTGATCATTTTCTTCGCGAATCCCTTCATCAAGTACATCGTTCCAGGCGCATAG
- the nuoE gene encoding NADH-quinone oxidoreductase subunit NuoE → MEFLVVASLVDSKLETRNSKPLHTMTEETIQRILSRYPDRRSALLPLMHLCQEEAGYLTEEAMRGLAARLDLPPTQVAEVAMFYDMFRLKSGGRREIWVCHNLSCALLGAERVIRRLEEALGVSTGETTPDGLFTIKRVECLAACGLAPAIQVGPDYYGPVSHGDVETLVARLREQLAGSDQRAASCDRL, encoded by the coding sequence TTGGAATTTCTGGTTGTGGCGAGCCTTGTTGACTCGAAACTCGAAACCCGAAACTCGAAACCTTTACATACGATGACGGAAGAGACGATTCAGCGCATCCTGTCCAGATATCCCGATCGTCGCTCCGCTCTGTTGCCGCTGATGCACCTGTGCCAGGAGGAGGCAGGGTATCTTACAGAGGAGGCCATGCGTGGTCTGGCCGCCCGTCTTGACTTGCCGCCGACCCAGGTGGCAGAGGTCGCGATGTTTTATGACATGTTCCGTCTGAAGTCGGGCGGTCGGCGTGAGATCTGGGTCTGCCACAACCTGAGCTGCGCGCTCTTAGGGGCCGAACGGGTGATCCGACGCCTTGAAGAGGCGCTTGGGGTCAGCACTGGAGAGACGACACCCGATGGACTGTTCACGATCAAACGGGTTGAGTGCCTTGCTGCCTGCGGACTCGCACCGGCGATCCAGGTGGGGCCGGATTACTACGGTCCGGTTTCGCACGGTGATGTTGAGACACTGGTTGCACGGCTGCGAGAGCAATTAGCCGGCAGCGATCAACGGGCGGCTTCATGCGATCGGTTGTAG
- a CDS encoding AtpZ/AtpI family protein, with the protein MKDNQVRLWRQLAGLSSLGITLGASIAIGAAIGIALDRWLGTSPWLMILFFIFGVAAGFTNLLKDLKHWGS; encoded by the coding sequence ATGAAGGACAATCAGGTTCGACTGTGGCGTCAGCTCGCGGGGTTGAGCTCACTGGGGATTACCCTTGGCGCGTCGATTGCGATCGGGGCGGCGATCGGGATCGCCTTGGATCGCTGGCTGGGGACGTCGCCGTGGTTGATGATTCTGTTTTTTATTTTCGGTGTTGCGGCTGGCTTTACTAATCTTCTAAAAGACCTCAAGCATTGGGGGAGTTGA
- the nuoD gene encoding NADH dehydrogenase (quinone) subunit D, with amino-acid sequence MTERRTMTINMGPQHPSTHGVLRLVLELDGEIVVRCAPHIGYLHTGMEKIAESKRYQQVIPITDRMDYLAPLSNNLAYVLAVEKLLDIDVPQRAKVIRVMLTELTRIGSHLVWLATHAIDIGAMSVFLYAFREREAILDMSEQVSGARMMSSYFRIGGLFADLPEGFERVVHSFVESFPTRLAEYEDLLTRNPIWIERTKGVGVIKPEDAIDLGLSGPSLRACGIPWDIRKANPYSGYEQFHFEMSRGIHGDVYDRYLCRIFEMRQSVAIVRQALECLPEGPIAVANPKLTPPPKPMVKQSMEALIHHFLLWSAGFTVPAGEVYQSIESPRGEYGVYLVSDGSNKPYRVHFRAPSFVNLESLSKMVEGRLVADLVAIIGSIDIVLGEVDR; translated from the coding sequence GTGACTGAGCGGCGCACCATGACCATTAACATGGGGCCTCAGCACCCCAGCACCCACGGCGTGCTGCGTCTGGTCCTGGAGCTGGATGGGGAGATCGTGGTCCGGTGCGCTCCGCATATCGGGTACCTGCACACCGGGATGGAGAAGATCGCGGAAAGCAAGCGGTACCAGCAGGTCATCCCCATTACGGATCGGATGGATTACCTGGCCCCCCTCAGCAACAACCTGGCCTATGTGTTGGCTGTCGAGAAGCTCCTTGACATCGATGTGCCTCAGCGGGCGAAGGTGATCCGCGTCATGCTGACGGAGCTGACCCGGATCGGAAGCCACTTGGTCTGGCTTGCGACACATGCTATCGATATCGGGGCCATGAGCGTCTTCCTCTATGCTTTTCGGGAGCGTGAGGCGATCCTGGACATGTCCGAACAGGTGTCCGGGGCCAGGATGATGTCCAGCTACTTCCGGATTGGCGGCCTGTTTGCCGACCTGCCAGAGGGGTTCGAGAGGGTGGTCCACTCTTTCGTCGAAAGCTTTCCTACCCGCCTGGCCGAGTACGAAGACCTGCTGACGAGGAACCCGATCTGGATCGAACGGACCAAGGGGGTCGGTGTGATCAAGCCGGAAGATGCCATAGACCTTGGCTTAAGCGGTCCAAGCCTCCGAGCCTGCGGAATCCCTTGGGACATTCGTAAGGCTAATCCCTATTCTGGCTATGAGCAATTTCACTTCGAGATGTCCAGGGGAATCCACGGCGATGTCTACGACCGATACCTCTGCCGAATCTTTGAGATGCGGCAGAGTGTGGCTATCGTTCGCCAGGCCCTGGAATGCCTCCCAGAGGGGCCGATTGCTGTAGCCAATCCGAAGCTCACCCCGCCGCCCAAGCCGATGGTCAAGCAGAGTATGGAGGCTCTCATTCACCACTTCCTGCTCTGGTCGGCAGGGTTTACCGTACCGGCAGGAGAGGTATATCAGAGTATCGAGTCACCGAGGGGCGAGTACGGCGTCTATCTGGTAAGCGACGGCAGCAACAAACCCTATCGCGTCCATTTTCGTGCGCCCTCCTTCGTGAACCTGGAGTCGTTATCGAAGATGGTGGAGGGGCGACTGGTGGCAGATCTGGTGGCGATCATCGGTAGCATCGATATCGTACTCGGCGAGGTGGATCGCTAG